From Malaciobacter mytili LMG 24559:
GATATTACAGATATAACAATTCTTGAAAAAGAAAAAGAAAAAAAAGAAAAGCTTTTATATCAACAATCAAAAATGGCAGCAATGGGAGAAATGATAGAAAACATTGCCCATCAATGGAGACAACCCTTATCTACTATGACAGCAAGTGCTAGTGGTATAAAAATGCAAAAAGAGTTTGGTATTTTAGATGAAACTAATTTAAATGAATTTTTAGATGCAATTTTAGAATCAGCAAAACATCTATCTCAAACAATTGATGATTTTAGAAACTTTTTTAAGTATTCTAAAAATGAAGAAAACTTTAATATAAAAATTGTTTTTGATAAGACTTTATCTTTACTTTCGTCAAAACTTAAAAATAGAAATATTAAAATAATAAAACAAATAGAAGAGATAAATATTTTAGCCTTACAAAATGAACTAATTCATGTAGTTTTAAATATTTTAAATAATGCAAATGATGCTCTTGAAAAAATAAATGAAGAAGAAAAATATATTTTTATTTCTTGTTATAAAGAAAATAATCAAGCCATAATTGAGATAAAAGATAATGCAAAAGGCATAGAAGAAAAGATTTTTAATAAAATTTTTGAGCCTTACTTTACAACAAAACATCAGACAAATGGAACAGGGATTGGGTTATATATGAGTAAAGAAATAGTACAAAAGCATCTATATGGAACAATTGATGTTCAAAACTCTACATATACATATAAGAATAAAACTTACACAGGAGCAAAGTTTATTATAAAACTTCCTTTATAATAAGTTCTATTTAAGAACAGAATACATAAAATAGTAAACTTTAATAAAGAGGAGTGTTATGCAAAATTTTGATCAAATTATAGTTTTAGTTATTGTTTTTACAGCTGCATTTGTAACTTGGAAGATGGTAAAAGATTTCTATATTACAAAGATGAATATGGTTTTTGCACATATTATAGCCATTGCAACTTCATCATTTATGCTTCTTTCTACAATGTTTTTATTTGTGCCTAAAAACTACCAAAGAGGACAAACAGCAGAAGTAGAGCTATCATTTTTATCTGTTGGAATAGTTATAATTATGGTAGGTATTTTATATTTATTTTTTAAATATATTCCTTCTAAAGATAAATAATTTTATCTTTAGAAACTTTTTTTATCTTTCATCTATAAATTCTAAAATAAGAATTATTAATTTATATCAATGATACTTACTATTATTTCTGACACTATTCTAAAAATTAGAATTTAAACTTTGGAAAAATTCAGATAAATTAAGTATAAACTATAAAATATCAAAAAATGGTGATTTTTTTATTGGAATTGCTAATATTTTTGATAAAAAAGTAGAAGAGGTATTAGAAACTAATATTAGAATATTTTTTACACGGAAGTAAAATTTAAATTCTAATTAATTTTTTTATAAGTTCAGATTGATAATAATTATCAAAATTTATTATAAGGGCTTAGATGGAAGATTTTTTTCTTATTGAACTTGGAGAAGATGAATATAGTCATCAACTAGAATATGAAGAAATGGTTATTGAGTATTGTATTGATGTACTTGATATTCCAGAAGAAAAAATTGAATGTGTAAATATCTTAAACAACCAGTATATTGAACTTACACTTCAAAATTTACAAAAAGAGGATGTAAGTGAAGATTGGTATGTAAATTTACATAAAATTTCAAGGTAAATGCAACTAAGTTGCATTTAATCTCTTTTAAGATAATATTTTTATAAAAGTTTTTGGTATGATATTAATAACAACTATCATTATAAGCTTTTTTTAATGTTTATTTTTTTATTATTGCATCACAAAAAAGATTCTTCTAAAAAATACACAAAGGAAATATATGAAAAAGAATTTAAGTTTATTTGCAAGCGCGGCAATTTTATGCACTACTTCTTTATTTGCTGACTCAACTTCTATTGATGAAGCGTTTAAAAATGGTAAAGTAAGTGGAGATATTTCTGTTCATTATGAAACATGGAATAAAAAAGGTGGTGAGGAAGATAGTGGTTTTTCTACACCTTCAGTTGGATTAAAATTTGAAACAGATACATATAAAGGTTTCCAAGCAGGAGTTGCATTTAGAGGTAATACAGAATTATCAGAAGAAAATCACGATGATTACGAAGCTACAATGCAAAAAGATGGTTCAGTTACAGAAGCATATGTACAATATGAAAATGATACTTTTTTAGTAAAAGCGGGGAGACAAGAGATTGATTTAGAGTGGTTAGGAGATTATAATGATGGTGTTGTTGCTGTATTAAAAGCAATCCCATATACAACTTTAACTGCTGGATACACAAATAGACAAGCGGAAATTACACTAGATACACATGACAAATTTGAAAGATTTGAAAATAAAAAAGGTGATAACTCTGCTGGATATGTAATTGATGCAAAAGTTGAGCCATTAAAAGGTTTAGTATTTAATCCATATTTTTATACTGCAAAAGATATTGCTGATTATTATGGATTAAAAACTACTTTTGATACTGATGTTTATGGATTAACTGCACACTACGCACAAACAAACGAAGATAATGTAAATGGTTCAAATGATGAAGATGGAAGCATTTTAAATTTAGAAGCAAGATTAAATATTGCTGATTTTACTTTTACAGCTGGATATATAAAAACAGATAGTAAAGGAGGAATTGGTTCAATGGATGCATTAGGTGATAATATTGATCCAACAGAAGAATTAGGTGATGCAGTTTATGCAACTGATTCAAAATCTTACTATTTAGGTGCAGGATATACATTTAAAGATTTAGAAATTTCTGCACTATATACTCAATCAAAATATGAAAATACTGATAATAATGAAAACAATGTAAAAGATAAAGAATTAACTTTTGCAGCAGCATACAGTATCACTGAACAACTAGGTGTAGAAGTAATCTATACTGATGTAGATGCAGATAAAGACTCTGTATTAAATGATGGACATGATTTTAATAAATTTGTAGCAAATGTTACATATAGTTTTTAAAATATTTTCTCTTTTATTAAGATAAAAGGTCAAGATTAACTCTTGGCCTTTTTTTATTTTCAATCTTTTTGATAACAAGTATCAATATTAATCTTACTTTAAGAAAACTTTCTATATTATTTTAATAATGATTATCATTTAAAGGATAGAAAATGGCTTCTTTATTTATTTGTAATAACAAAGATGAACTAATTAAACCAACAGGTTGTACTTGCTAAAAGGGGAAATAAAATGAGCGTTTTAATTATTGGAGGAGATAAGATCTCTCAAATATCAACAATGTTAGAAGATTTAGGTGCAAAAACAATCAATCATTGGGATGCAAGAAAAAAATCATCTGCTCCCAAGAAAAAAATACCACAAGATACAGATTGCATTATAATGCTTACTTCTTTTTTAAACCATAATACTATGCTTAAGTATAAAAGTGAAGCAAAAAGAAAAGAGATACCTTTTATTTGTGCTAAAAGAAGTGTAAATTGTGTTTATGATGAATATGTAAAAGTTATGGGTATCAAAAATTGCAATGACTGCTATGCAAATTGTGGAAATAAATAATGATATTAAATACTATTGATTTTCATAAAAATTTTTTAGGTTTTATTGATAGTAATGAGTTCTTGCCGGAAGATTTTGATCAATTCAACTCTAGTTTTAGATTAAGACAGCTTTTTTTAAACTTAAGTAATAATATATTAAAAGACACATGTACTTTTAATAAATTTGAGCAAAAAAAACTGGCAAGATACCCATTAAAAAATGCTTTTAAATATAAAATTGATTCATTATTACCTATTAGTTATATAAAAACTTTTAAGCTTTCTTCATCTTTTAATTTCTGTAAAAATTCTACATTAATAATTAATGCTTATAAAAATAGAAAATCTACTTTTATAAGTAGTTCTCAAAAGATGTTAAAAATAGCAAAGCTTATTAATTTATGCTATGTAAATAATCAACTTCAATTAATGCTAGATAAAGATTTACTATTTCATGAGTTTGTTTTTCAAAAAATTAAAAAATTACATAAAGATAAAAAAGTTCAAGATTTGGGTGATTCTATTTCCATAAAAGGAAAAGATATTGATTCACTTAAAATTTACACTTCTTGGAAAAATATAGAAGTTAAAAAACCAAATATTAAAAATGAATTAGAAAATGCAATCAAAAGTATCAAAAATGAAAACTATACGCAAGTATATTTAGTCTATCCAAAAGCAAATGATTTTAAAAGACATATACCTGTTTTTGTAGATGAATTAAAACATAAACCTTATGTAATAAAAGCAATTCCATATTCATTAAGGTCAATAATTAGATAAAAGGAGAATAATAAAATATGGCAACAGCACTTTTTTTTGCTAGTAGCACAGGAAATACTGAAGAAGTTGCAAATAAAATTGCAAAATCTTTAGGGGATATTAAAATATATAATATATGTGATAGCGATGTAAATGATATATTAAACTATGATAAGATAATCCTAGGTACTTCAACTTGGGGAGAAGGTGAACTTCAAGATGATTGGGATGAGATTTGGGAAGAGTTTTGCTCACTAGATTTTTCAAATAAAACAGTAGCACTATTTGGACTAGGGGATCAAGATGGTTATGGTGATGAGTTTTGTGATGCTTTAGGAATAATGTATGAACAAGTTAAAAAAGCAAATGCAAATATTATAGGATTTACTTCAACTGATGGTTATGAGTATGAATATTCTAAAGCACAAATTGGTGATGAATTTGCAGGTTTAGTTATAGATGAAGATAACCAAGATGACCTAACTGATGAAAGAATTGCTTCTTGGATTGAGAAAATAAAAAACAAGATTCTATAAAAAGTCAAGATTTACTCTTGACTTTCTTAAATAAAACTTATTATACTATCTAAACAAAAATTTATACCTTATTTAAAAATAATTGTTTTACTATATTAATAAAGATTAAAGCAAAGGAGTTACTATGACTTGTGCAATATTTTATGCTAGTAAGAGTGGACACGCAAAAGAGGTAGCAAATAAAATATCTTTTGCTTTAGATGAAATTAGAGTTTTTGATATAGCTGTTACAGGAAGTGAATATATCAATGACTACAAGCATCTAGTTTTTGGTATTTCAACTTGGAATCATGGTCAAATGCAACAGGACTGGCAAAAGATTTGGAAAGATTTTTCACATATTGATTTTAAAGGTAAAAAAGTTGCAATTTTTGGTCTAGGAGATCAAAAAAAATACCCTGATGAATTTGCAGATGCAATGAGATATGTTTATGATGATTTAATATCTCATGGAGCAACTGTTGTTGGTTTTACTTCAACTAAAGGATATGAATTTAACTCTTCAAAAGCAGTGATTGATGGTAAATTTGTAGGTTTAGTTTTAGATGAAGATAACCAAAGTCATTTAACAGATGAAAGAATAAAAAAGTGGGCAGAAGAGATAAAAAGTGAAATCTTATATGCAACTTCTTAAAAATAAATTAACAAAATAGATACTTAATTTAAATAAGACATTTTTTATCCTATTTATATAAAATTATAAAAAATTTTATATAAAGGATTAAAATGTCAAGTGCCATATTCTATGCAAGTAGTACAGGAAATACTGAAGAA
This genomic window contains:
- a CDS encoding flavodoxin, which gives rise to MTCAIFYASKSGHAKEVANKISFALDEIRVFDIAVTGSEYINDYKHLVFGISTWNHGQMQQDWQKIWKDFSHIDFKGKKVAIFGLGDQKKYPDEFADAMRYVYDDLISHGATVVGFTSTKGYEFNSSKAVIDGKFVGLVLDEDNQSHLTDERIKKWAEEIKSEILYATS
- a CDS encoding sensor histidine kinase gives rise to the protein MTKKGFSIIEELLFNANDIVFITDIENSTIFYANKMFLDKFEYSKEELFKIDIEKIRKPLENEAFPKLIKQINKTQESTTYSKYFSKSGKKYYLESNNKLQIINNKKYVITIARDITQKIEKEIVLEDKIKEKIKEIENQKLFLHTLLKNNPTSIFYKNIEGKYLGCNKAWEKLTGINADEILGKSVYDIAPKDIAQIYHLQDEKVFKLEENPQIYQSEVFNKSENKRFNVVFYKSAFFDSNHKVAGLIGVVIDITDITILEKEKEKKEKLLYQQSKMAAMGEMIENIAHQWRQPLSTMTASASGIKMQKEFGILDETNLNEFLDAILESAKHLSQTIDDFRNFFKYSKNEENFNIKIVFDKTLSLLSSKLKNRNIKIIKQIEEINILALQNELIHVVLNILNNANDALEKINEEEKYIFISCYKENNQAIIEIKDNAKGIEEKIFNKIFEPYFTTKHQTNGTGIGLYMSKEIVQKHLYGTIDVQNSTYTYKNKTYTGAKFIIKLPL
- a CDS encoding Opr family porin, whose protein sequence is MKKNLSLFASAAILCTTSLFADSTSIDEAFKNGKVSGDISVHYETWNKKGGEEDSGFSTPSVGLKFETDTYKGFQAGVAFRGNTELSEENHDDYEATMQKDGSVTEAYVQYENDTFLVKAGRQEIDLEWLGDYNDGVVAVLKAIPYTTLTAGYTNRQAEITLDTHDKFERFENKKGDNSAGYVIDAKVEPLKGLVFNPYFYTAKDIADYYGLKTTFDTDVYGLTAHYAQTNEDNVNGSNDEDGSILNLEARLNIADFTFTAGYIKTDSKGGIGSMDALGDNIDPTEELGDAVYATDSKSYYLGAGYTFKDLEISALYTQSKYENTDNNENNVKDKELTFAAAYSITEQLGVEVIYTDVDADKDSVLNDGHDFNKFVANVTYSF
- a CDS encoding flavodoxin; translation: MATALFFASSTGNTEEVANKIAKSLGDIKIYNICDSDVNDILNYDKIILGTSTWGEGELQDDWDEIWEEFCSLDFSNKTVALFGLGDQDGYGDEFCDALGIMYEQVKKANANIIGFTSTDGYEYEYSKAQIGDEFAGLVIDEDNQDDLTDERIASWIEKIKNKIL
- a CDS encoding DUF2325 domain-containing protein, producing MSVLIIGGDKISQISTMLEDLGAKTINHWDARKKSSAPKKKIPQDTDCIIMLTSFLNHNTMLKYKSEAKRKEIPFICAKRSVNCVYDEYVKVMGIKNCNDCYANCGNK